One Purpureocillium takamizusanense chromosome 1, complete sequence genomic window carries:
- a CDS encoding uncharacterized protein (EggNog:ENOG503NZHI~TransMembrane:10 (i81-97o124-143i150-169o211-229i249-269o356-375i382-401o407-428i440-457o469-494i)~COG:G) → MAEKRHHLDETVQITPTEAGAFPKAEANIDSDGSNTRLGSSRVKMVSERDIDDTTLFYNTYKDNVKPIDEASIKRLNRKNFWFLLSQTWWIAFLIHLDKSTLSQASTMGIFKDVQMTKNEYNDLFVVFYTGYLVALWPGAYVAQRVGHKYFITVSLLLWALLLGMHPLVKTGKQMIGLRFLLGMTESQIVPSTTVLHQAFFPPKKSPWVQLLWWASGSFANVLLTMVAYKLIQDDTDGTLVGGLKSWKWLHIICVILTFLVAAVLIIFLPNSPVDAKWLSTEEKIHTIELIRQTHAGISNSTFKWAQVKECILDPKSWLFITHMFFNELPNNTSQQLPLIIVGFGFTPAQSALFNIAKPLWGSFLILVSAAMLYATDLGVGYTCAISYIPCFVGGIIMVAAPWSNKIALIVGTQISTFKPSYLLGLSWAGTTTIGYTKKLCLMSTCVVAAAVANMVSPEFWQEKYKPRYILPWSFMTAFWLISPAMCIIIRFYLQHENKVRAAKLEQQGSDSEEDALDTGDGILRLNDKDLDQTDRENLRFVYPL, encoded by the exons CACCGAGGCCGGGGCGTTTCCCAAGGCCGAAGCCAACATTGATAGCGATGGCTCCAACACACGGCTCGGCAGCAGCCGAGTAAAAATGGTCTCCGAGCGAGACATCGACGACACAACGCTCTTCTACAACACGTACAAGGACAATGTCAAGCCTATCGACGAGGCAAGCATCAAACGTCTCAACCGCAAAAACTTTTGGTTCCTGCTCAGTCAGACGTGGTGGATCGCCTTCCTCATCCACCTGGACAAGTCAACCCTGTCCCAAGCCAGCACCATGGGCATATTCAAGGATGTGCAGATGACCAAGAACGAGTACAACGACCTTTTTGTGGTATTCTATACGGGGTACCTCGTTGCGTTGTGGCCAGGCGCTTACGTTGCCCAACGCGTGGGCCACAAGTACTTCATCACCGtgtcgttgctgctgtgggcactgctgctgggcatgcATCCCTTGgtcaagacgggcaagcaaATGATCGGTCTGCGCTTTCTGCTGGGGATG ACCGAATCGCAAATCGTACCCTCTACGACCGTACTTCACCAAGCCTTCTTCCCGCCCAAGAAGAGCCCATGGGTTCAGCTGCTCTGGTGGGCATCGGGTAGCTTTGCAAATGTTCTCCTCACCATGGTCGCCTACAAACTCATTCAAGACGACACTGACGGGACTCTTGTCGGCGGTCTCAAGTCGTGGAAGTGGCTGCATATAATCTGCGTTATCCTCACGTttctcgtcgcggcggtaCTCATCATCTTTCTCCCCAACTCACCCGTCGACGCGAAGTGGCTCTCCACGGAAGAAAAGATACACACGATTGAGTTGATTCGGCAGACGCATGCTGGTATTTCCAACTCGACCTTCAAGTGGGCGCAGGTCAAGGAGTGCATTCTAGACCCAAAGAGCTGGCTGTTCAT CACCCACATGTTCTTCAACGAGCTCCCCAACAACACTTCACAGCAGCTGCCACTGATCATTGTCGGTTTCGGCTTCACGCCCGCACAAAGTGCCCTCTTCAATATCGCGAAGCCCCTCTGGGGATCATTCCTGATCCTTGTCTCTGCGGCTATGTTGTACGCGACAGACCTCGGCGTGGGATACACGTGCGCCATTTCGTACATTCCCTGCTTTGTCGGAGGCATCATCATG GTTGCCGCGCCGTGGTCGAACAAGATTGCGCTCATCGTTGGCACGCAGATATCCACCTTCAAACCTTCTTACCTTCTTGGTCTGTCATGGGCCGGTACCACAACTATCGGGTACACTAAGAAGCTATGTCTCATGTCTAcatgcgtcgtcgcggcagcTGTCGCAAACATGGTCTCCCCCGA GTTCTGGCAAGAAAAATACAAGCCACGATATATTCTCCCGTGGTCCTTTATGACTGCTTTCTGGCTCATATCTCCGGCCATGTGCATCATTATTCGATTTTATCTGCAGCATGAGAACAAGGTGCGTGCAGCGAAGCTCGAGCAACAAGGAAGCGACAGCGAAGAGGACGCCTTGGACacgggcgacggcatcctccGGTTGAACGACAAAGATCTTGACCAGACGGATCGCGAAAACCTTCGATTTGTCTACCCACTGTAA
- a CDS encoding uncharacterized protein (COG:F~EggNog:ENOG503NZMH), protein MKDWDRHQEEIVELYQLHKLGMVMEIMTKKYGFRACRRSYMEHLSKWGARKYNQTVRGDMRTKVMGQMLLIPFDSGPSNQRSLPQDWQSSADQEIGSEFSRTSASQHFSASNVLLQRADQYISQAALLLIKAMPLGGFSSLKLERLIQDLPNLLTTFALKIGRCATTSMHREVMYFMLKHRKDIIDQFRSDYTAHEAKDSPLPSTGHIPAMTKADVMDRYFAGLDSAPQVDPEIWPYREEIWDDTNTNDGCDDDCDNECDDELCVCKLDVTGKSMDINIVTEFAAFEWLQGALYSEARQTPAVPNIRRSIREKVIYSLHGANGLGDLNRDTSIMAHEIMIEVDWDPKSFVDEQQYDGRPGTAIAAAITLTGSAQNCQAMTTSQYISHTWKSTGEQMMKLIQRVLDGQEGDEHSCELLA, encoded by the exons ATGAAGGACTGGGACAGGCATCAGGAGGAGATAGTAGAGTTATACCAGCTACATAAGCTCGGCATGGTTATGGAAATCATGACAAAAAAGTACGGCTTCAGGGCCTG TCGCCGCTCCTATATGGAGCACCTCTCCAAGTGGGGCGCTAGAAAGTATAACCAGACGGTACGCGGTGATATGAGGACGAAAGTCATGGGGCAGATGCTTCTCATCCCGTTCGATTCCGGGCCTAGCAACCAGCGTAGTCTGCCTCAGGACTGGCAGTCATCTGCCGACCAAGAGATAGGATCAGAATTTTCGCGAACATCTGCATCACAGCATTTTAGCGCGTCGAATGTCCTACTTCAACGCGCGGACCAATATATATCTCAGGCGGCTTTGCTGCTCATCAAGGCCATGCCACTCGGCGGTTTTAGTAGCCTCAAGTTGGAGAGGCTCATCCAGGATCTTCCGAATCTGTTGACGACCTTTGCTCTCAAGATCGGGCGTTGCGCGACCACTTCAATGCATCGGGAGGTGATGTACTTTATGCTGAAACACCGAAA AGATATCATTGATCAGTTCAGGTCTGACTATACTGCTCATGAGGCCAAAGACAGCCCATTGCCCTCTACGGGTCACATTCCCGCCATGACAAAAGCCGACGTAATGGACCGATACTTTGCCGGTCTGGACTCAGCGCCACAAGTAGATCCAGAAATATGGCCTTACCGAGAAGAAATTTGGGACGACACGAATACCAACGACGGCTGTGACGACGACTGTGACAACGAGTGTGACGACGAATTATGCGTCTGTAAGTTAGATGTGACAGGCAAGAGCATGGACATAAACATCGTTACCGAGTTTGCTGCCTTTGAGTGGCTTCAGGGGGCCTTGTACTCCGAAGCACGCCAAACGCCTGCCGTTCCTAACATAAGAAGGAGCATTCGGGAAAAGGTCATCTACTCACTTCATGGTGCCAATGGCTTAGGAGACCTCAATAGGGACACTTCCATAATGGCCCATGAAATCATGATCGAGGTGGACTGGGACCCAAAGTCGTTTGTCGACGAGCAACAATATGATGGCCGGCCAGGaaccgccatcgccgcggccataACCCTTACCGGATCAGCCCAGAACTGTCAAGCTATGACCACCAGCCAATACATTTCACACACCTGGAAGTCCACCGGGGAGCAAATGATGAAACTGATCCAACGTGTCCTTGATGGACAGGAAGGCGATGAACATTCTTGTGAGCTTTTAGCTTAG